In one window of Chryseobacterium sp. JV274 DNA:
- a CDS encoding 3-oxoacyl-ACP synthase III family protein has protein sequence MMKISKIEYYLPQQVLTNEGLEKLFPEWSSERIKEKVGISQRHISSDNETVLDMAVQSSEKIFENYDRNKVDFILFCTQSPEYFLPTTACILQDRLGLRKNIGAIDFNLGCSGFVYGLAFAKGLIAAGIAKSILLVTSETYTKHIHADDKGNRSIFGDASASVIVEKAEGNDYQFCLGTDGSGAENLIVKKGAFKKDFELNPEHEFSPENIYMNGPEIFNFTIENIPGLVKETLEVNGMTMDDIDHFVFHQANSFMLNYLRKKTKIPAEKFYIDMEKTGNTVSATIPIALKNMMDKGMLKEGDKVLMAGFGVGYSWGATIMEI, from the coding sequence ATGATGAAAATTTCAAAAATAGAATATTATCTGCCTCAGCAGGTGTTAACTAACGAGGGTCTTGAAAAATTGTTCCCCGAATGGAGTTCCGAACGCATCAAGGAGAAAGTAGGTATTTCTCAACGTCATATTTCTTCAGACAACGAAACGGTGCTGGATATGGCTGTACAATCTTCAGAGAAAATCTTCGAAAATTATGACCGGAACAAAGTAGATTTTATTTTGTTCTGTACCCAAAGTCCGGAGTATTTTCTACCTACAACGGCCTGTATTTTGCAGGACAGATTGGGTCTTAGAAAAAATATCGGAGCGATAGACTTTAATCTTGGCTGTTCAGGGTTTGTGTATGGGCTGGCTTTTGCGAAAGGATTGATTGCTGCAGGAATTGCAAAGAGCATTCTTTTGGTTACTTCAGAAACCTACACCAAACATATTCATGCTGATGATAAAGGAAACCGAAGTATATTCGGGGACGCTTCCGCTTCCGTAATTGTTGAAAAAGCAGAGGGCAATGATTATCAGTTCTGTCTGGGAACAGACGGGAGTGGTGCTGAAAATCTTATCGTGAAGAAAGGGGCTTTCAAAAAAGACTTTGAACTGAATCCCGAGCATGAATTCAGCCCTGAAAATATTTATATGAATGGTCCTGAGATTTTTAATTTTACCATTGAAAATATTCCGGGATTGGTAAAAGAAACCCTTGAAGTAAACGGAATGACAATGGATGATATTGACCATTTTGTTTTTCACCAGGCCAATTCTTTTATGCTGAATTATTTAAGAAAGAAAACAAAAATACCGGCTGAAAAGTTCTATATTGATATGGAAAAAACCGGAAACACCGTTTCTGCAACCATTCCTATTGCCCTTAAAAATATGATGGATAAAGGAATGCTGAAGGAAGGAGATAAAGTTTTAATGGCAGGATTTGGCGTAGGATATTCATGGGGAGCCACCATTATGGAAATTTAA
- a CDS encoding glycosyltransferase: MLEKKIKILFRHRSMEMGGVEKVLLGLLNNLDPDKFEMTVCLTLNQGKLRDELPKHIRKIYLTDGKEDFSDNTLLQKVQLVKRRLKLRKLKNNPAIADRLINDTFDIEIGMDYRDYDAILSSTHTNSKKIGWFHSEINVPKFQPLVPDILKSFPQFDHMVYCSHKIKDMMHQYYPDLSYPAESVIINPIPIEEIKRKAEEKLDTFPEGPVFASIGRLHSRKGYHKLIEAHTRLINEGFHHSIIVIGDGDEMKNLKAQVAKNNVEKTFILAGNQMNPYPYIKKADYFILPSESEAWPLVIAEALILQKPIIATNVGDVGLMIKDRETGYLISYEVDEMYSAMKTFFTDPGIVLHIRENLKNIESQFDNKKIFDSVENIIETLYKK; this comes from the coding sequence ATGTTAGAAAAAAAAATAAAAATTTTGTTCAGACACCGCTCCATGGAAATGGGAGGTGTAGAAAAAGTACTGTTGGGACTTCTCAACAACCTGGATCCTGACAAATTTGAAATGACGGTATGCCTTACCCTTAACCAGGGCAAGTTGCGTGATGAACTTCCGAAACATATCAGAAAAATATATCTTACCGATGGAAAAGAGGATTTTTCCGACAACACTCTCTTACAGAAAGTTCAGCTTGTCAAAAGAAGGTTAAAGCTTCGTAAACTGAAAAACAACCCAGCGATTGCAGACCGGCTTATCAATGATACTTTTGATATAGAAATAGGGATGGATTACAGGGATTATGATGCTATTCTCAGTTCTACCCATACGAATTCAAAAAAAATCGGATGGTTTCACTCTGAAATCAATGTTCCTAAATTTCAACCTTTGGTTCCTGATATTTTAAAGAGTTTTCCTCAGTTTGATCATATGGTGTATTGCTCTCACAAAATAAAGGATATGATGCATCAGTATTATCCGGATCTCAGTTATCCGGCTGAGAGTGTTATTATCAATCCTATTCCTATCGAAGAAATAAAACGTAAGGCCGAAGAAAAGCTTGATACGTTCCCTGAAGGACCTGTTTTCGCTTCTATTGGAAGGCTTCATTCAAGAAAAGGATATCATAAGCTTATAGAAGCACATACAAGGCTTATCAACGAAGGATTTCATCACAGCATCATTGTCATTGGTGATGGTGACGAAATGAAGAACCTTAAGGCTCAGGTCGCAAAAAACAATGTTGAAAAGACATTTATTTTAGCCGGAAATCAGATGAATCCTTATCCATACATTAAAAAGGCGGACTACTTTATCCTTCCTTCAGAATCTGAAGCATGGCCTTTGGTAATTGCTGAAGCATTAATCCTTCAGAAGCCTATTATTGCAACAAATGTAGGTGATGTAGGGCTGATGATCAAAGACCGGGAAACCGGGTATCTCATCAGCTATGAGGTTGATGAAATGTATTCGGCAATGAAGACATTCTTTACAGATCCCGGCATTGTTCTCCATATCAGAGAAAATCTTAAAAATATTGAAAGTCAGTTCGACAATAAGAAAATATTTGACAGTGTAGAAAATATTATAGAAACGCTGTACAAAAAATAA
- a CDS encoding acyltransferase, whose protein sequence is MKVGKNFNMPDKVYFGTEPYLIEIGDNVNIAGDVRFVNHGGTTTLLRRLPGYEDARILGRIKIGNNCTIGLNAVIMQDVQIGNNCILGANSVLSQSMPDNTVFIGNPAQFLCTIEDYGDIVLKNNPEYPRELEKDRKKLDAYIKENLPHKYKKARKIK, encoded by the coding sequence ATGAAGGTAGGAAAAAACTTTAATATGCCTGATAAAGTGTATTTTGGAACCGAACCTTACCTTATCGAAATTGGCGACAATGTGAATATTGCCGGAGACGTAAGATTTGTAAACCACGGCGGAACTACTACCCTGCTGAGAAGACTTCCCGGATATGAAGATGCAAGGATTCTTGGAAGAATAAAGATTGGAAACAACTGTACAATTGGTCTCAATGCTGTAATCATGCAGGATGTACAGATTGGCAACAACTGTATTCTGGGAGCCAACTCTGTATTGTCACAGTCTATGCCAGACAACACTGTTTTTATCGGAAACCCGGCACAGTTTCTGTGTACCATTGAAGATTATGGTGATATTGTCCTTAAAAACAATCCGGAATATCCCCGTGAATTGGAGAAGGACAGAAAAAAACTGGATGCCTATATCAAAGAAAATCTTCCTCACAAGTATAAAAAAGCAAGAAAAATTAAATAA
- a CDS encoding SDR family NAD(P)-dependent oxidoreductase: MDAFSLKNKIILITGASSGIGRSCSVECSKSGADLILVGRNQNELMKTVSLLNSETKVEIIAEDITQSDNLEGIIADKVSALGKISGFIHCAGIEKTLPLKKHNPQLYHDIFAVNVIAGLEIAKILSLKKYKDETSSFVFISSVAGMVGEAGKAAYSASKGAVISGARSLAMELSRSNIRVNSISPAMVNTPILEKMFEDIGEEASLEIIKKHPLGIGDPKDVANACIFLLSDASRWVTGTNLVIDGGYSAQ, from the coding sequence ATGGATGCTTTCTCATTAAAAAATAAAATTATCCTCATTACAGGCGCTTCTTCCGGGATCGGGAGAAGCTGTTCTGTAGAATGTAGTAAAAGCGGTGCAGATCTGATTCTTGTGGGAAGAAACCAGAACGAACTGATGAAAACCGTTTCTCTGCTTAATTCTGAAACAAAAGTTGAGATCATTGCCGAAGACATTACCCAATCTGATAACCTTGAAGGAATCATTGCAGATAAAGTTTCAGCTTTAGGCAAAATTTCAGGATTTATACACTGTGCCGGTATAGAAAAAACACTGCCGTTAAAAAAGCACAATCCTCAGCTGTACCACGATATATTTGCAGTAAATGTGATTGCCGGACTTGAAATTGCTAAAATCCTGTCTTTAAAAAAGTATAAAGACGAGACTTCCAGTTTTGTATTTATTTCTTCCGTTGCGGGAATGGTAGGAGAGGCTGGGAAAGCTGCTTATTCTGCAAGTAAGGGAGCTGTGATTTCCGGAGCCCGTTCGTTGGCAATGGAACTTTCCAGAAGTAATATCCGTGTCAACAGCATCAGCCCTGCGATGGTGAATACCCCGATTCTGGAAAAAATGTTTGAGGATATTGGTGAAGAAGCTTCATTAGAAATCATAAAAAAGCATCCGCTGGGAATAGGTGATCCTAAAGATGTAGCGAATGCTTGTATTTTTCTATTGTCCGATGCTTCAAGATGGGTCACAGGGACCAACCTTGTTATTGACGGAGGATATTCCGCACAGTAA
- a CDS encoding acyltransferase family protein, translating into MKLHNLQILRGISALLVCCFHFRETINLPGLNLGDILFKKGSIGVPVFFIISGFIMAFTTQKINFSKDSFQQITLFYKRRVIRIVPLYYLLTFAAMIPGGSFFLYFHGAGLYELIHSLLFLPTKKEFPVLFLGWSLNFEMFFYLIFGLSLFFKEKRYYFIAGFFILTSILGYFIHFENPYLRMVTHSLNLYFVVGILFSLLLNRFTISKIWAALLSVTGIVLFILVLLSIIPTDNDMIKLAIISLFVFSFLTFDYVFQFKGNKAFIFLGDISYSLYLSHPFVEIALKRFKVEGYLSYPFFLFKIAMVIIVASLLYYFVEKRVTNYLKIKLKA; encoded by the coding sequence ATGAAGCTTCACAACCTCCAGATATTAAGAGGGATTTCAGCCTTATTGGTATGCTGCTTTCATTTCCGTGAAACAATAAACCTGCCCGGGCTGAATCTTGGCGATATTCTCTTTAAAAAAGGAAGTATCGGTGTTCCCGTATTTTTTATTATCAGTGGGTTTATCATGGCTTTCACCACTCAAAAAATAAATTTCAGTAAAGATTCTTTTCAGCAGATCACTTTATTTTATAAAAGAAGGGTGATCAGAATTGTTCCGCTGTATTATCTTTTGACCTTTGCTGCAATGATACCCGGAGGCAGTTTTTTCCTCTATTTTCACGGAGCAGGACTTTATGAGCTTATCCATTCATTATTATTTCTTCCCACAAAGAAAGAATTTCCGGTCCTTTTCTTGGGCTGGTCTTTAAATTTTGAAATGTTCTTTTATCTCATATTTGGACTTTCATTATTCTTTAAAGAAAAAAGATATTACTTCATTGCAGGTTTTTTTATCCTTACTTCAATCCTGGGATATTTTATCCATTTTGAAAATCCGTATTTACGAATGGTAACCCATTCCCTGAACCTATATTTTGTTGTAGGAATTCTTTTTTCGCTTCTACTGAACAGATTTACAATTTCAAAGATCTGGGCAGCATTACTTTCTGTAACAGGAATCGTATTATTTATATTGGTGCTGCTTAGCATTATCCCTACAGATAATGATATGATAAAGCTGGCCATTATCTCCCTGTTCGTCTTTTCTTTCTTAACTTTTGATTATGTATTTCAGTTTAAAGGAAACAAAGCCTTTATTTTTCTGGGAGACATTTCCTATTCACTGTATCTGTCGCATCCTTTTGTAGAAATTGCTTTAAAAAGATTTAAAGTTGAAGGCTACCTCAGCTATCCTTTTTTTCTATTTAAGATTGCTATGGTCATTATAGTGGCATCACTTCTGTATTATTTTGTTGAGAAAAGAGTAACCAATTATTTAAAAATTAAATTAAAAGCATAA
- a CDS encoding glycosyltransferase family 2 protein has translation MKISVIIPVYNAEKYVSQAVDSALQFEEVYEVVLVEDKSPDNALQVCKELAEKHDRVKLFQHPDKGNHGAGASRNLGLEKAEGDFIAFLDADDYYLPNRFDAEKELFSNKDVDGVYGAIGVHYYSEKAKEQYYKVFGDRLTTVYKKHPPRDVFPGQLNMIGTFGLFSIDALTIRKSSLKNMEYFFKTHLKLHQDTEFLFRLSYYLSLYPGILDKAVAVRGVHENNRITKIDSRQVKPASTRVILWKEVNHWAENENTIPNDMKLHIKRVYRSFQIANAPLFKKWGMITKYLLTDYKSIRSGLYNINFRNDLF, from the coding sequence ATGAAAATTTCAGTAATTATTCCCGTTTACAATGCCGAAAAATATGTTTCACAGGCTGTAGATTCTGCGCTTCAGTTCGAAGAGGTATATGAAGTGGTATTGGTAGAGGACAAGTCTCCGGACAATGCATTGCAGGTATGTAAGGAACTCGCTGAAAAACATGATAGAGTAAAGCTTTTTCAGCATCCTGACAAAGGCAATCATGGAGCCGGTGCCAGCAGAAATTTAGGACTGGAAAAAGCGGAAGGAGATTTCATTGCTTTTCTGGATGCGGATGATTACTACCTTCCCAACCGTTTTGATGCAGAAAAAGAACTGTTTTCCAACAAAGATGTTGACGGAGTTTATGGTGCAATCGGGGTTCACTATTATTCGGAGAAAGCAAAAGAACAATATTACAAGGTCTTTGGGGACCGCCTTACTACAGTTTACAAGAAACATCCTCCAAGAGATGTATTTCCGGGACAGCTTAACATGATAGGAACTTTCGGGCTTTTCAGCATTGATGCATTGACTATCCGTAAAAGTTCTTTGAAAAACATGGAGTATTTCTTCAAAACACATTTAAAGCTTCATCAGGATACTGAATTTCTATTCAGACTCTCCTACTATCTGAGTTTATATCCGGGAATTCTTGATAAGGCAGTAGCGGTAAGAGGGGTTCACGAAAACAACAGAATTACCAAAATAGATTCCAGACAAGTTAAACCGGCCTCAACAAGAGTTATCTTGTGGAAGGAAGTCAACCATTGGGCAGAAAATGAAAATACCATTCCCAATGATATGAAGCTTCATATCAAAAGAGTCTACAGAAGTTTCCAAATTGCCAATGCTCCTCTTTTCAAAAAATGGGGAATGATAACGAAGTATCTGCTTACGGATTATAAAAGTATACGTTCAGGGCTCTATAATATTAATTTCAGGAACGATTTGTTCTAA
- a CDS encoding acyltransferase has translation MLYEILAKLQRKSQISLLKKHPHVSFKGIKLGISDHFILHENVKKVTIGNGVSFRNYVHVLVQQNATLEIGNNFFMNNFCSINCLDSISIGDNTLFGENVKLYDHNHAYQTHPDFKLSHAEFTTAPIKIGSNCWLGSNVTILKGVTIGDNCIIGAGCTIYKDVPPNTTVINHQELIFKEH, from the coding sequence ATGCTTTATGAAATTTTAGCAAAACTTCAACGGAAAAGCCAGATTTCTCTTCTCAAAAAACATCCTCATGTTTCTTTCAAGGGGATAAAGCTTGGGATCAGTGATCATTTTATTCTGCATGAAAATGTAAAGAAAGTGACAATTGGTAATGGGGTCAGTTTCAGAAATTATGTACATGTTCTTGTGCAGCAGAATGCCACTTTAGAAATCGGAAACAATTTTTTCATGAATAACTTCTGTTCCATCAACTGTCTGGACAGTATTTCAATAGGGGATAATACATTATTCGGAGAAAATGTAAAACTGTATGACCACAACCATGCCTATCAGACTCATCCGGATTTTAAACTGTCTCACGCTGAGTTCACCACAGCTCCCATCAAAATCGGAAGCAACTGCTGGCTCGGAAGCAATGTTACCATCCTAAAAGGGGTAACTATCGGAGACAACTGTATTATTGGAGCAGGATGTACAATTTACAAAGATGTTCCTCCCAATACAACCGTAATCAATCATCAGGAATTAATATTTAAGGAACATTAA
- a CDS encoding glycosyltransferase, which translates to MSQFVHVIMTRFNVPTKGWNETRSGYKPLTEEWLDDRFKLFRTYVLPSYKNQTNQNYVWLTFFDTNTSDKFRKIIKEIETEYPTFKAVFVEDFDVMKTKAVEIIPQFFTPDTKFVITSELDNDDMLHQDYIKTVQEHFKPVHDLVIDLRRGYQLTMLPDRKAVVNVYNAVVNPFVSLAESVDNFKTMLKERAHNSYRHYPNFSVEDSKEMYIQVIHQYNLMNVTFKHKAVPEVDFSEYGMTEDTKFTIDGFKTLQHNIARVPFVMGLILKKIFKK; encoded by the coding sequence ATGAGTCAATTTGTACACGTAATAATGACAAGATTCAATGTTCCTACAAAAGGCTGGAACGAAACACGTTCAGGATATAAACCGCTTACCGAAGAATGGCTAGATGACCGGTTCAAGTTATTCAGAACTTACGTGCTTCCTTCTTATAAAAATCAGACCAACCAAAACTACGTCTGGCTTACCTTTTTCGACACCAATACATCTGATAAGTTTAGAAAAATCATTAAAGAAATTGAAACAGAATACCCAACTTTCAAAGCGGTATTTGTAGAAGATTTTGATGTTATGAAAACGAAAGCTGTAGAAATAATTCCTCAGTTTTTCACTCCTGATACAAAATTTGTGATCACCAGCGAGCTGGATAATGATGACATGCTTCATCAGGATTATATAAAAACAGTTCAGGAACATTTCAAACCGGTTCATGACCTGGTAATAGATTTAAGAAGAGGATATCAGCTTACCATGCTGCCAGACCGTAAGGCGGTAGTAAATGTTTATAACGCTGTAGTAAACCCATTTGTAAGCTTAGCAGAAAGTGTAGACAACTTCAAAACGATGCTAAAGGAAAGAGCTCACAACAGCTATCGCCATTACCCGAATTTTTCTGTAGAAGACAGTAAAGAGATGTACATCCAGGTTATCCATCAGTACAACTTGATGAATGTAACCTTTAAACATAAGGCTGTTCCTGAAGTAGATTTTTCAGAATACGGAATGACAGAAGATACCAAATTTACCATAGACGGATTCAAGACGCTTCAGCATAATATTGCCAGAGTACCGTTTGTGATGGGCCTTATTTTGAAAAAGATATTTAAAAAATAA
- a CDS encoding glycosyltransferase family 2 protein has protein sequence MKFSILIAHYNNAHFFKDCFESILQQTYTDWEAIILDDASSESEKKMIREMISSDKRFKFFENEKNSGVGVTKSKLIELAEGEICGFLDPDDAINPTAIQKCIEIFQAKKNTVLTYSRFMTCDQNLKPISPFRSAMQVPNGDPYFFNFPIQIAHFVTFRKAVYEQTEKMNPDLKIGEDQDLYLKMYEKGKVQFINDTNYLYRTHQGGISQNDNKKKSHEYFAQVIFNTMKRRGLTTINGQKIPDHYPGVDEIFSLLQYQHKLPFRIKKKITITLQSIFG, from the coding sequence ATGAAGTTTTCTATCCTTATAGCCCATTATAATAACGCTCATTTTTTCAAAGACTGTTTTGAAAGCATCCTTCAGCAGACGTATACAGACTGGGAAGCCATCATTCTGGATGACGCCTCCTCTGAAAGCGAGAAGAAAATGATCCGGGAAATGATTTCAAGTGATAAAAGGTTTAAATTTTTCGAAAATGAAAAAAATTCCGGTGTAGGTGTAACAAAAAGTAAACTGATTGAGCTGGCAGAAGGGGAAATCTGTGGATTTTTAGATCCTGATGATGCTATAAACCCAACAGCCATTCAAAAATGTATAGAGATCTTTCAGGCTAAAAAAAACACAGTCCTTACCTATTCCAGGTTTATGACCTGTGATCAGAATCTGAAACCAATTTCTCCGTTCAGATCTGCAATGCAGGTACCGAACGGTGATCCTTATTTTTTTAATTTCCCTATTCAGATCGCTCATTTTGTAACCTTCAGAAAGGCAGTATATGAACAGACAGAAAAAATGAATCCGGATTTGAAAATCGGGGAAGATCAGGATCTCTACCTTAAAATGTATGAAAAAGGAAAAGTTCAGTTCATTAATGACACCAACTACCTTTACAGAACTCATCAAGGGGGAATTTCCCAGAATGACAATAAAAAGAAATCCCATGAGTATTTTGCGCAGGTGATTTTCAATACCATGAAACGCAGAGGACTTACCACCATCAATGGCCAGAAAATTCCTGATCATTATCCAGGTGTAGATGAAATATTCAGTCTGCTGCAATATCAGCATAAACTTCCTTTCCGTATCAAGAAAAAAATAACAATTACTTTACAATCAATCTTCGGATAA
- a CDS encoding phosphopantetheine-binding protein gives MKTSVFLEKLQEELEEDETLTTETNLKSLESYDSISLLSVIAFVDENFSKKIDTKHFKDIETVSDLMNVIGKENFED, from the coding sequence ATGAAAACATCCGTTTTTTTAGAAAAACTACAGGAAGAATTGGAGGAAGATGAAACATTGACCACTGAAACGAATTTAAAATCTTTGGAAAGCTATGATTCTATCAGTTTACTTTCTGTTATTGCTTTTGTAGACGAAAATTTCAGTAAGAAAATTGATACCAAGCATTTTAAAGATATCGAAACTGTTTCAGATCTGATGAATGTTATAGGAAAAGAAAATTTTGAAGATTAA
- a CDS encoding glycosyltransferase, with amino-acid sequence MKKKKLLIRIGSLRHGGAEKVLINFLKNLPSDKYEVDLLVNLYSGLYIKEVPSWVTLYYLTKGEMITTNRPQDIPVKAYRVLYQKMFLWFPSLLYKFILKNKKYDVEIAAIHAMHQEILSSPQKDSKKIIWVQNDIFNLKEYTPEVIRQFFKFDRILVISNKLQEGMHNLAKNEAEKASVIKIFNPIDKNDTLRKADIEINDYPFNSDLPTFVTVGTVYPQKGYDRLLNVHKKLIDEGLKHQLLIIGDGYDFEKTQDQLNTLGLQDTAKMLGFSSNPYPYMKKADFYIMSSRHEGFPTIIAEALILNKPISATDISGIRDLLQDGKLGNITANSEEGIYEGMKKFLTDKNITEEYKKQISATELPFVLEKSVEHLQKIIDEV; translated from the coding sequence TTGAAAAAGAAAAAACTCCTCATTCGTATAGGTTCATTACGTCATGGCGGTGCAGAAAAAGTATTAATCAACTTTTTGAAAAATCTTCCTTCCGATAAATATGAAGTAGATCTTCTGGTCAACCTCTATTCAGGGTTATATATTAAAGAGGTTCCGTCATGGGTGACTTTATACTATTTAACAAAAGGAGAAATGATAACGACTAACAGGCCGCAGGATATTCCTGTGAAAGCGTACAGGGTTCTTTATCAGAAAATGTTTCTTTGGTTTCCTTCTCTTCTTTATAAATTTATTTTAAAAAATAAAAAATACGATGTAGAGATTGCTGCCATCCATGCAATGCATCAGGAAATACTGTCAAGTCCTCAAAAGGATTCCAAAAAAATCATCTGGGTACAAAATGACATTTTCAATTTGAAAGAATACACTCCTGAAGTCATCAGACAGTTTTTTAAGTTTGACAGAATCCTTGTGATTTCCAACAAGCTGCAGGAAGGAATGCATAATTTGGCCAAAAATGAGGCTGAAAAGGCTTCTGTGATCAAGATTTTTAATCCAATTGATAAGAATGATACCTTAAGAAAGGCAGATATTGAGATCAATGATTATCCTTTCAACAGTGATCTTCCTACTTTTGTGACAGTGGGAACCGTATATCCTCAGAAAGGGTATGACAGATTGCTGAATGTTCATAAAAAACTGATCGATGAAGGATTAAAGCATCAGCTTTTGATCATTGGTGACGGCTATGATTTTGAAAAAACCCAGGATCAGCTCAATACACTGGGACTTCAGGATACTGCAAAAATGCTGGGCTTCAGCAGTAATCCGTACCCATATATGAAAAAGGCGGATTTCTATATTATGTCGTCAAGGCATGAAGGATTTCCAACCATCATAGCAGAAGCACTTATTCTCAACAAACCTATTTCTGCAACGGATATTTCCGGTATCAGAGATCTTCTGCAGGACGGAAAACTGGGCAATATTACTGCAAATTCCGAAGAGGGAATTTATGAAGGAATGAAAAAGTTTCTTACCGATAAAAATATAACTGAAGAATACAAAAAACAGATCTCAGCAACAGAGCTGCCGTTTGTACTGGAAAAATCTGTGGAACATCTTCAGAAAATAATTGATGAAGTATAA
- a CDS encoding acyltransferase family protein, translating to MKISQITFTRFIAAMAIVISHFNKDLFLYKIDYISNLFLRANVGVSYFFILSGFIMIIAYHKKDKIDYLEFYKNRFARIYPLYMLGLLLYFMTRYEMFDWYKLVLYGLGIQSWIPGEAMILNFPGWSISVEFFFYLIFPFLYNYFYAKKNKMIWVFAIGLWLITQVFSNLYPVYGAYEGPHTKSHEFLYYFPFWHLNEFLIGNLAGIFFVRNYKQKNYDRQVIAVFLLILVSLMFVPLFYHNGLMALLFVPAILLISANNGRISKLFSLKPLEYLGEISYGIYITHIPVLYLVREFLKWQEYTFSIDLVFVIYIIVMLFSSAVFYQCIEKPMRDLLRKIHFSKQ from the coding sequence GTGAAGATAAGTCAGATTACATTTACCAGGTTTATTGCCGCTATGGCAATTGTCATTTCCCATTTCAATAAAGATCTGTTTTTATATAAGATAGATTACATTTCCAATCTTTTTTTGAGAGCGAATGTCGGGGTAAGCTATTTCTTTATCCTTTCAGGGTTTATTATGATCATTGCTTATCATAAAAAGGATAAGATTGATTATCTGGAGTTTTATAAAAACAGATTTGCCAGGATCTATCCGCTTTATATGCTGGGACTTCTGCTGTATTTCATGACGAGATATGAAATGTTTGATTGGTATAAGCTGGTTTTATACGGATTAGGCATTCAGAGCTGGATACCCGGAGAAGCCATGATTTTGAATTTTCCGGGATGGTCTATCTCTGTAGAGTTTTTCTTTTACCTGATTTTCCCGTTTTTATATAATTATTTTTACGCGAAAAAAAATAAAATGATCTGGGTATTTGCTATTGGACTGTGGCTGATTACTCAGGTGTTTTCAAACCTTTATCCGGTATATGGAGCGTATGAGGGGCCACATACGAAAAGTCATGAATTCCTTTATTATTTCCCTTTCTGGCATCTTAATGAATTTCTGATCGGAAATCTTGCGGGAATATTTTTCGTGAGAAATTATAAGCAAAAAAATTACGATCGTCAGGTGATTGCCGTCTTTTTACTGATCCTTGTGTCGCTGATGTTTGTTCCGCTTTTTTATCACAACGGTTTGATGGCTTTACTTTTTGTGCCTGCAATTCTCCTTATTTCGGCGAATAACGGAAGAATAAGTAAGCTCTTTTCATTAAAGCCTCTGGAATATCTTGGAGAAATAAGTTATGGTATATATATCACACATATTCCTGTTCTTTATCTTGTCCGGGAGTTTTTAAAATGGCAGGAATACACGTTTAGTATTGATCTTGTATTTGTGATTTACATTATTGTTATGCTGTTCAGTTCTGCAGTTTTTTATCAGTGTATTGAAAAACCAATGCGTGATCTTTTAAGGAAGATACATTTTTCCAAACAATAA